The genomic stretch GGAAAGTACACCTTGTCGGGGTTGGTGACCTTGACGGTTCGCTCGCCAACCTCGAGCTCTATGAACGGCGATGCCATGCCCTCGAACCTACTACCGTCCTGTGACATTGCGGCGGGTCCGCACCGCAGGTCCACGAACAGGCGGCGATGGGGCGCCAATGAGCAGGCCGGGCCGTCGCCCGCAGGAGCGGGGAAGGCGGGGAACCGGCCTCACGGGGTGAGGCCGATGGACAGGGCGGGCCCGCCCCGGAGCCTCCTCGGTGGCGGGACCGAGGGCTCGACGGGGCGGGCCAACAGATCGTCCGTCGCCGTTCCGGGCGCTGGCGCGCCACCCGGCCGGCCGTGACGATCCCCGCGGCTCCAGCACGGGCGTGGGCTGTGCCGCTCGGCGGGATCGGCGGACGATCTCACCCCTTGGCAGGAGGCGATGACACCCCCTTGCCTACAAAGACGCGAATTCCGCCCGGAATGGATGCTTCACCCTGCGGAGATCTCTTTTTGCCAGATCTCGTACTCTTAACGTATGGAAAAGGTCGTCAAGAGCGAGGCCGAGTGGCGGAGCCAGCTTTCCCCTGAGGAGTTCCACGTCCTCAGGGAGGCCGGCACCGAGCGCCCGTTCACGGGGGAATATGTCGACACCAAGACCGAAGGCGTCTACTCGTGCCGGGCCTGCGGCGCGGAGCTGTTCCGGTCTGACACGAAGTTCGAGTCCCACTGCGGGTGGCCGAGCTTCTTCGAGCCTGCCGAGTCCGAGGCGGTGAGGCTGATCGAGGATCGCAGTCACGGCATGACCCGGACGGAGGTGCGGTGCGCCCGGTGCGACTCGCATCTCGGGCATGTGTTCCACGGCGAGGGATATCCGACTCCGACCGACGATCGCTACTGCATCAACTCGGTCTCGCTCCGGCTCGAACCCAAGGCGTGATCGACTCGCGACTCCGCGTACCAATCCGCTGCGGCGGGTAAAACCGACGCGTGCGGTTCGTTCATCTCCGGCACCGCTGGGTGACGATAGAGACCATCGGTCGCATCGTGACCCAGCGGTGCCACGTGTGCGCGAAGACGCGGGTACGCGTGCGCTGAGCCGCTCAGTCGGGCGCCGGATGGGTGACGCTGCAGCTCTTGTCCGACGGACCGAGGATATTGGCGAGCACCGGGTTGCCGTTCTCCCCGAACTTCGCCTGCACGAACACCACCGGCCTGGCCACCCCTGCGGCCTTCAGGTACGCGAGGCCACGCTTGCACAACGTTATGGCATGGGTGGAATTGTGCGCACTCCCCGGTAAATCGGTATAAATCCGCAAATAACCGCCGATGGTGCGGATGTCTTTGAGGTGTTTCAGCGCCTTGTCGTCCGGGCCCCACCGCGTACGGAAATACTCCGCCGCCTGCCGGTCCGTGTGCGCCGAGGGCCCGTCGGCGCGGTAGCCGTCGGTGTCGTCCATCCCGGGCACCAGCAGCACGGCCTCCCCCGGCTCCTCCCCCGGCGGCGCCGAGCCCTCGACCGTGCTGGGGCCGGCGCTCTCCTCCGGCACGGGCCTCGTGGCCTCCTTGGGCACCGGCACGGGCACGGATTGCTCGATCTCGCGCGCCGAGGCCTGCGCGCTCGGCCTCGGGCTCGCCGCCCCTCCCCGGCCGGGCACCGCCGTGGCACGATCCTCCTCCGCGGCCACCTGTGGCCCGGACGTCCCCGGCTGCGCGGGGGCCCTGGAAGAGGCCACGGGCGCCCCTCCGAAGGTCCCGTTCGCGCCCAGCAACCCGGCCACCCCACCGGCCAGCGCCAGCGCCCCCAGCACCAGCCCTCGCCGCCCGGCACGGCGACGCCGCCGCCCGCGCCGGGAGCGGCCCGCCGCGTGACGACCGGCCGCGCGCCGGCTGCGACCCGGCCTTCCAGATGTCTCCACCCCGCCCTCCTTGCCCCCGTGGAACGTGCCACTGCAGGTCACGCCCCACGAACAAGGGATTCCCTTGATTGTGACAAAGGGGGTAGATCACTTCAGTTGGATCGCCAACCTGGATCTGACTCCCCCGATCAGGGACGCCGGGCTCGGGTCAGCGGATTACGGCAGGGCGGCAACCAGGTCGCGAACCGGCTTGCGGGCGCCGGTGTAGAACGGGATCTCGATGCGGGTGTGGCGGCGGGCCTGCGCGCCCCGCAGCGTACGCATCAGGTCCACGATCCGGTGCAGCTCGTCGGCCTCGAAGGCCAGCATCCACTCGTAGTCGTTGAGCGAGAAGCAGGCGACGGTGTTGGCCCGCACGTCGGGATAGTCGCGCGCCATCCTGCCGTGCTCGGCCAGCATGGCCCGCCGCTCGGAGTCCTCCAGCAGATACCACTCGTACGAGCGCACGAACGGATAAACGCTCACGTACGCCCGCGGCTCCTCCTCCGCGAGGAACGCCGGAATGTGCGACTTGTTGAACTCGGCCGGCCGGTGCAACGCCATCGCCGACCACACGGGCTTGCTGTGCCGCCCGAGCGCGGTGCGGCGGAACCTGGCGTAGACGTCCTGCAGGTCCTCGGGTGTGGGCGCGTGCCACCAGAACATGTAGTCGGCGTCGGCCCGCAACCCGGCCACGTCGTAGACCCCCCTGGTCACGACGTCCTTGCCGGCGGCCTGCTCCAGCAGCTCCTCGACCTCGCCTGCCAGGCCGTCGCGGTCGACGGGACACGGCTCGGTCACCTGGAAGACCGACCACATCGTGTAACGGATCACCTGGTTGAGATCGCGGGCCTTGAGCCGCGGAGCTGCCTCTGTCATGTTTCCTATTCTGCTCGCAGAGACAGGTGGTCCAGAACCCGGGCGGCTGCCGTGCGAGCGGTGCCGACGCAGGCCGGGATGCCGATGCCGTCGTAGGCGGCGCCGCAGACGGCGAGGCCCGGCTGCATCGCGACCGCCGCGCGCACGCGCGCCACCCGGTCCAGGTGGCCCACGTTGTACTGCGGCAGCCCGCCTCCCCAGCGCGACACCCGGCTGTCGACCGGCAGCCCGCGCACGCCCATCACGTCGGCCATCTCCGCCGTGGCCAGCGACACCAGCTCGGCGTCTTCGCGCTGGAGCAGGTGCTCCTCGCCGATCCTGCCGATCGAGCACCGCAGGATCACCAGGTCCTGCGCCAGGTGTGGCCATTTCACCGAGCTGAACGTGACCGCCTTGACCGGCCGTCCCTCGACGGGCGGCACCAGGTAGCCGCTGGTGGCGGGCGGCTCAGGGAAGGCGCCCAGCGGGTACGCGAGCGTGACGATGGCCATGCTGGCGTACTCGATCCTGGACAGCTCCCCCGCCGCCTTGGGCGCCTCGGCCTTGAGCAGCCGGGCGGCGGCGGGGCCCGGCGCGGCGACGATCACCGCGTCGGCTTCGAGGGCCTCGGGCCTGGGCACCGGCCCGGTCACCAGCCGCCAGCCCTCCTCGGTCCTGTGCAGCTCCCGTACGGTGACCCCGGTCCTGACATCAGCCCCCGACGCCTTGGCGACCGCCTCGGGAAGCGCGCCGACTCCGTTCTTCAACGACGTGAAGACGGGCCCGGCGTCCTGGGGCGTCTCCTCGACGAGGTGCCTGGCCGCGGTCAGCAGCGAACGCTCCGACCGGGCCACGGCCGCCACCCGCGGCATCGTGGCCTCCAGCGACAACATGTCGGAACGGCCCGCGTAGACGCCGCCGAGCAGCGGCTCCACCAGCCGTTCCACGACCTCGCCGCCCATCCTGGCGCGGATGTAGGCGGCCACGGACACGTCGGTGCGCACCAGCGTGGGCGGCAGGATCTGGTCCAGCGGCACGCGCAGCAGCCCGCCCGGCGAGATGATGCCCGACCTGGCGAGCTCGGTCAGGTCGGCGGGCACGCCCATGACCTGCCGCTTCGGCATCGGGTGCAGCGCGCCCCTGGTGTAGATGGCCGACTGAGTGGTGCCGGGGAACACCAGGTCGTCGCCCAGCCCGACCGCCCTGGCCAGCTCCGCGCCCTCGGGCCGCCTGGCCAGCATGGCCTCCGCACCCGCGTCGACGCTCACCCCGGCCACCTCCGAGGCATACAGCTTGCCCCCGATGCGTGGGCCGGCCTCGAGCACGGTCACCTTGACCCGCTCGCCCGCGCCCTGGCGGATGTACCACGCGGCGGCGAGACCGGAGATCCCTCCGCCGACGACGACTACGTGCGCCCGATTCCCTTCCACGTCTCCTGACGCTACCGCCTCATCGGCTCGCCCAGCCGCTCGGGGCCGCGAGCGGCTGCGAGGGAGTGCCGAGGCCATGAACACAGTGACCGTACCGTGATTCCTCCTTTCAAACCGGGATGATCCGCACGACGTCTTAAGGGCATGAGGAGAATCCGGCACGGTATCGCGTTATCGGCCGCCTGCACGGCCCTGGCCCTGACGGGCTGCGGTGGTGGGGGTGCGATCATGCAATCGAGCGGCGAAGCCCCGATGAGCCAGGCCGAGTCCGCGCCCGCGGCCGCGCCCCAGGACCAGTACTCCGAGAAGGCGGCCCAGCCCCAGCAGACCAGCCGGGACGGCATCGTCTCGAACGTCAAGGTGACCGCGCAGGAGCGGCAGGTCATCTACACCGGCAGCATGACCGTGCGGGTCAAGAAGGTCGCCGCCGCCGTCGAGCAGGCCAAGCAGATCGTCACCGCGGCCGGCGGGTACCTGTCCAAGGAGGAGAGCAGCTCGGCCAGCGACTCCAGGGACTCGGCGACGCTGGAGTTCAAGATCCCGCCGACCGGGTACGCGTCGGTGCTGGCGCGGCTCGGCAAGGAGCTGGGCATGCAGCTCTCCATGAAGCAGGCCACTCAGGACGTCACCCTGAAGGTGGCCGACGTCAACAGCCGGCTGAAGTCGGCCGAGCAGTCCCTTGAATCGCTGCGTTCGCTGCTGAAGCGGGCCGACACGATCGGGCAGGTGCTGGAGGTCGAGCGGGAGATCTCCGCTCGCGAGGCGGACCTCGAGTCGCTGCAGGCGCAGCAGAAGGAGCTGGCCGCTCAGGTGTCCATGGCCACGCTGACGCTCCGGTTGGCCGGGCCGGTCGCGGTCGTGGAGGAGCCGGAGGAGGAGCCCGCCGGGTTCCTCGGAGGGCTCAAGGCGGGATGGAACGCGCTGGTGTCCTTCACGAAGGCGGTGCTCACCGTGCTGGGGGCGCTGCTGCCGTGGACCATCGTCGCGCTGCCGCTGGTGGCGCTGCTGTCCTACCTGATCCGGCGCAACCGCGCCCGGCGCCCCACGGCCCCGACACCTCCGCCCGGCCCGCGTCCTGGCAGCCCGGACCCGGAGGCCGCCTGACCCGCCGCCACCGTCCACCGCCCCCCGCAGGCACCCACGTCCAGGCATAGGCGCCAGGGCGCGAAGACGTCCGCCCCTCAGGCGTCCGCCTCTCAGGCGTCGTCCGCCTCTCAGGCGTCGGCGTCAGGACTCGGGCGTGAAGGCGTGGACCAGGTCGGTGAGGCGCTTGAGCTGGTCCGGGTCGGTCGAGGGCAGCACGCCGTGCCCGAGGTTGAACACGTGTCCTTCGGCCGCGCGCCCTCGCCGCAGCACCTCGCGGGCCTTGCGCTCGACCACCTCCCACGGCGCCAGCAGGATCGCCGGGTCCAGGTTGCCCTGCAGCGCCTTGCCCGGCCCGACCCGGCGGGCCGCCTCGTCCAGCGGCACCCGCCAGTCGACCCCCACCACGTCGGCGCCCGCCTCCCCGAGCACGCCGAGCAGCTCGCCGGTGCCGACGCCGAAGTGGATGCGTGGCACACCGGCGATGCCCTCGAAGATGCGCCGGGTGTGCGGCAGGATGAACTCCCGGTAGTCGTCCACCGCCACGGCCCCCACCCAGGAGTCGAAGAGCTGCACGGCCGAGGCGCCCGCCGCGATCTGGATGCGCAGGTGCTCCAGCACGATGCCGGACAGCCGCTCCATCAGCGCGTGCCACAACTCCGGAGCGCCGTACATCATGGCCTTGGTCCGGTCGTGGTTCTTGGAGGGGCCGCCCTCGATCAGGTAGGAGCCGAGCGTGAACGGCGCGCCCGCGAATCCGATCAGCGGCGTGCCGCCCAGCTCGCCGGTCAACGCCTGGATGGACTCGGTGACGAACGGCACGTCACCGGGCTCCAGCGGGCGCAGCGCCTCGAGACCCTTGGCGTCGCGGATGGGGTCGGCCACGACAGGTCCGACGCCCGGCTTGATGTCGAGGTCCACGCCGATGGCCTTGAGCGGCACCACGATGTCGCTGAAGTAGATGGCCGCGTCCACCCCGTATCGGCGGACGGGCTGCATGGTGATCTCGACGATCATGTCCGGCGTCGCGCAGGCGGTGAGCATCGGCACGCCCTCGCGCACCTTGAGGTATTCCGGCAGCGACCGGCCGGCCTGGCGCATGTACCAGACCGGGGTGTGCGGAACGGGCCGGCGGCGGCAGGCACGCAGGAACGGCGAGTCGGCGAGGTTCACCCCACAAGGGTGCCATGACCGGGGGCCGGTCCCCTCATTGGCAAGCGAGGTGTCGGAAAAACATGCATTGGACACACCAAATCATGATCAGATAGCAGGATGAAGGTTTACCGGTCCGCGGGGCCTCGGCATGGGACCTGCGTCGAACATGGCCCATGGCGTACCAGAGAGCCGGTCTCGAATGGGTCAAATGTTCGCCAACCCACCGCGCGGCACCGATTCAGCGACCACTTTCGGGACACGCCGAGCGCGTTGCGGGGAATTGTCAGCGGCTCGTGCCAACGTCGGAGCCACGACCCGAAGGAAAGGCCCCGTGCGATGACCGCGTTGTGGAGTTCCCCAGAGCGCCGCAGTGAGCGCTGCGTCTCCTGCGCCGGTGAGCGGCTGTTCGAGCAGCCGCCATGCTTCGACGGACACGAGCCGGGACAGTGCCCGGAGTGGGCCTGCGTCGAGTGCGGCCACGCGATCATGCTCGGCTCCGCCGAGTCGGTCAGAACGGTTCGCCGGCTCGTTTCGGCTGCGGCTTGATCAGCGAGGATGAGCACCCCCGTGGTCCCCTTCCGTCCGACTTCGACCTACGCTTCCGCTATGACACTCGGTGACCAGCCACCACCTCCAGCGGCGTTCAGGCGCGCGGCGGAGAGCCTGCGGCTGGCCGAGGTCAGGCCCGAGATCGAGCTGGAGGACCTGCCCGCGCCCCAGCGGCTGGCCCCCTACTCGGCCGCGATCGGCGCGTCGGTCTACCGCGACGACGACGAGCTCGCGGTGGGCAGGCTGATCCTGCTCTTCGACCCCGACGGGCAGCGCGGCTGGGACGGCCCGTTTCGGCTGGTGGCCTACGTGCGGGCCGACATGGAGCCGGAGATCACCTCCGACCCGCTGCTCGGGCCCGTCGCGTGGAGCTGGCTGACCGAGGCGCTCGACGCCCACCAAGCCGACTACTCCGCCGCTGGCGGTACCGTGACAAGAGCCGTGTCAGAGGGGTTCGGCAACAAGGCCGAAGACCCGGTCACGACCGAGCTAGAGCTACGGGCGTCCTGGTCGCCCGCCCAGGAGGATCTCTCCGGCCATGTCGCCGCCTGGTGCGACCTCATGTGCCTGGCGGCGGGGAT from Nonomuraea polychroma encodes the following:
- the msrB gene encoding peptide-methionine (R)-S-oxide reductase MsrB; translation: MEKVVKSEAEWRSQLSPEEFHVLREAGTERPFTGEYVDTKTEGVYSCRACGAELFRSDTKFESHCGWPSFFEPAESEAVRLIEDRSHGMTRTEVRCARCDSHLGHVFHGEGYPTPTDDRYCINSVSLRLEPKA
- the hemQ gene encoding hydrogen peroxide-dependent heme synthase; the protein is MTEAAPRLKARDLNQVIRYTMWSVFQVTEPCPVDRDGLAGEVEELLEQAAGKDVVTRGVYDVAGLRADADYMFWWHAPTPEDLQDVYARFRRTALGRHSKPVWSAMALHRPAEFNKSHIPAFLAEEEPRAYVSVYPFVRSYEWYLLEDSERRAMLAEHGRMARDYPDVRANTVACFSLNDYEWMLAFEADELHRIVDLMRTLRGAQARRHTRIEIPFYTGARKPVRDLVAALP
- the hemG gene encoding protoporphyrinogen oxidase; the protein is MEGNRAHVVVVGGGISGLAAAWYIRQGAGERVKVTVLEAGPRIGGKLYASEVAGVSVDAGAEAMLARRPEGAELARAVGLGDDLVFPGTTQSAIYTRGALHPMPKRQVMGVPADLTELARSGIISPGGLLRVPLDQILPPTLVRTDVSVAAYIRARMGGEVVERLVEPLLGGVYAGRSDMLSLEATMPRVAAVARSERSLLTAARHLVEETPQDAGPVFTSLKNGVGALPEAVAKASGADVRTGVTVRELHRTEEGWRLVTGPVPRPEALEADAVIVAAPGPAAARLLKAEAPKAAGELSRIEYASMAIVTLAYPLGAFPEPPATSGYLVPPVEGRPVKAVTFSSVKWPHLAQDLVILRCSIGRIGEEHLLQREDAELVSLATAEMADVMGVRGLPVDSRVSRWGGGLPQYNVGHLDRVARVRAAVAMQPGLAVCGAAYDGIGIPACVGTARTAAARVLDHLSLRAE
- a CDS encoding DUF4349 domain-containing protein, giving the protein MQSSGEAPMSQAESAPAAAPQDQYSEKAAQPQQTSRDGIVSNVKVTAQERQVIYTGSMTVRVKKVAAAVEQAKQIVTAAGGYLSKEESSSASDSRDSATLEFKIPPTGYASVLARLGKELGMQLSMKQATQDVTLKVADVNSRLKSAEQSLESLRSLLKRADTIGQVLEVEREISAREADLESLQAQQKELAAQVSMATLTLRLAGPVAVVEEPEEEPAGFLGGLKAGWNALVSFTKAVLTVLGALLPWTIVALPLVALLSYLIRRNRARRPTAPTPPPGPRPGSPDPEAA
- the hemE gene encoding uroporphyrinogen decarboxylase, which codes for MRACRRRPVPHTPVWYMRQAGRSLPEYLKVREGVPMLTACATPDMIVEITMQPVRRYGVDAAIYFSDIVVPLKAIGVDLDIKPGVGPVVADPIRDAKGLEALRPLEPGDVPFVTESIQALTGELGGTPLIGFAGAPFTLGSYLIEGGPSKNHDRTKAMMYGAPELWHALMERLSGIVLEHLRIQIAAGASAVQLFDSWVGAVAVDDYREFILPHTRRIFEGIAGVPRIHFGVGTGELLGVLGEAGADVVGVDWRVPLDEAARRVGPGKALQGNLDPAILLAPWEVVERKAREVLRRGRAAEGHVFNLGHGVLPSTDPDQLKRLTDLVHAFTPES
- a CDS encoding DUF3000 domain-containing protein, whose product is MTLGDQPPPPAAFRRAAESLRLAEVRPEIELEDLPAPQRLAPYSAAIGASVYRDDDELAVGRLILLFDPDGQRGWDGPFRLVAYVRADMEPEITSDPLLGPVAWSWLTEALDAHQADYSAAGGTVTRAVSEGFGNKAEDPVTTELELRASWSPAQEDLSGHVAAWCDLMCLAAGIPPLPPDVAALPRPRDDPESDRTK